The Chryseolinea soli genome contains a region encoding:
- a CDS encoding helix-turn-helix domain-containing protein gives MIRKPPALDPYPKIYLYRRLVQAKLFIDDHYAEAIDIDNMADEATFSKFHFIRLFKTTYGKSPHQYLTSVRIENAKQLLQTDITVTETCERVGFNSITSFIGLFKRVTGLTPSAYQEQQHHRLAALRQTPLHFIPNCFAEKKGWTSPHPNP, from the coding sequence ATGATACGGAAACCACCCGCCCTGGACCCTTATCCAAAAATATACCTGTACCGCCGCCTCGTACAAGCCAAGCTTTTCATCGACGATCATTACGCCGAAGCGATCGACATCGACAACATGGCCGACGAAGCCACCTTCTCCAAATTTCACTTTATCCGGCTCTTCAAAACCACCTACGGCAAGTCGCCACACCAATACCTGACCAGCGTCCGCATTGAGAACGCGAAACAACTTCTACAAACCGACATCACCGTAACCGAAACCTGCGAGCGCGTGGGCTTCAATAGCATCACATCTTTCATCGGACTATTCAAACGCGTCACCGGCCTCACGCCTTCGGCCTATCAGGAGCAGCAACACCACCGCCTTGCGGCCCTCCGCCAAACGCCGCTCCACTTTATCCCCAATTGCTTCGCCGAAAAGAAAGGCTGGACCTCACCCCATCCCAATCCTTAA
- a CDS encoding pyridoxal phosphate-dependent decarboxylase family protein yields the protein MNTLNAHPMKSNEDVTDQLAALEKMARQLEPSSSQRQTIAQQAFGYIDEFIIALPDTPGYKEKPCDALKALTIDDHGKPFDQLLHLLRDEVDQSGINSAAGTHMGYIPAGGLWTSAVGDLLAAAANRYVGIFYSSPGAVRIENQLIHWLCTVMGYPATAHGNLSSGGSMASLIAIQTAREAHRIDSTNVRRAVVYFTAQAHHCLHKALHITGLHEAQQRIIPMNERYQMDVGALAETLRQDKDNGLMPFLVIGTAGTTDTGAIDPLNAIADLCEQHHAWFHVDAAYGGFFKLLGDMAVKFKGIERSDSLVMDPHKSMFLPYGTGVVLVKDAQTLLRTYAHQAAYMQDAYGFDEISPSDCSPELSRHFRGLRMWLPLHLHGVDAFKANLQEKLLLCRYFHEAVKEMGFETGPDPDLSITLFRYPSKDSNTFNQQLLKALHADGRCFFSSTQINGQVWIRCAVLSFRTHRQEIDLALGMVKENLEKIKALPGSKAR from the coding sequence ATGAACACGCTTAATGCTCACCCCATGAAGTCAAATGAAGATGTGACCGATCAGCTTGCTGCACTGGAAAAGATGGCCCGCCAACTGGAGCCTTCTTCTTCCCAGCGACAAACCATCGCTCAACAGGCCTTCGGCTACATCGATGAATTTATCATCGCTCTACCCGATACTCCCGGCTATAAAGAAAAGCCCTGCGATGCACTTAAAGCGTTGACGATCGACGATCACGGGAAGCCGTTCGATCAACTGCTCCACCTTTTGCGCGACGAAGTAGACCAATCCGGCATTAACTCAGCAGCCGGAACCCACATGGGCTATATTCCTGCGGGAGGATTGTGGACGAGTGCCGTGGGCGATCTGCTGGCGGCGGCCGCGAACCGGTATGTCGGCATTTTTTATTCCAGCCCTGGCGCCGTGCGCATCGAGAACCAGTTGATCCATTGGCTTTGCACGGTCATGGGCTATCCCGCCACGGCCCACGGCAACCTAAGCTCGGGTGGTTCCATGGCCAGCCTCATTGCCATTCAGACGGCACGCGAGGCGCACCGCATCGATTCGACAAACGTCCGAAGGGCAGTTGTCTATTTCACGGCGCAGGCACATCATTGTTTACACAAAGCGTTACACATAACGGGATTGCACGAAGCGCAGCAACGCATCATCCCCATGAACGAGCGATATCAAATGGATGTCGGGGCACTCGCTGAAACACTGCGTCAGGATAAAGACAACGGCCTGATGCCATTTCTTGTCATCGGCACGGCGGGCACCACCGACACAGGCGCTATCGATCCGTTGAACGCCATCGCCGACCTCTGCGAGCAACACCATGCGTGGTTTCATGTGGATGCGGCGTATGGTGGATTCTTCAAGTTGCTCGGGGACATGGCCGTAAAATTCAAAGGCATCGAACGCTCGGATTCCCTGGTGATGGATCCACACAAAAGTATGTTTCTTCCCTACGGCACTGGCGTGGTGCTGGTCAAGGATGCTCAGACATTGCTCCGTACGTACGCCCACCAGGCGGCCTACATGCAAGACGCCTATGGTTTCGACGAGATCAGTCCCTCCGATTGCAGTCCCGAGTTGTCGCGACATTTTCGGGGTTTACGCATGTGGCTTCCATTGCACTTGCACGGCGTCGATGCATTCAAAGCCAACCTGCAGGAAAAACTTCTCCTCTGCCGCTATTTTCACGAAGCGGTAAAAGAGATGGGTTTCGAGACCGGCCCTGACCCGGACCTGTCGATCACCCTCTTTCGATATCCGTCGAAGGACAGCAATACCTTCAATCAACAATTATTAAAAGCCCTGCATGCCGACGGCCGCTGTTTCTTTTCCTCCACCCAGATCAACGGCCAGGTGTGGATCCGTTGTGCGGTGCTGAGCTTTCGAACCCATCGCCAGGAGATCGATCTTGCGTTGGGCATGGTGAAGGAAAATCTTGAAAAAATAAAAGCCTTGCCGGGAAGCAAGGCGCGATAG
- a CDS encoding PLP-dependent aminotransferase family protein, translated as MHVLRDLIHLDRKADAPVYLQITNAIIHHIRRGTLRRGLKLPGSREMAAVIGIHRKTMLAAYDELMAQGWIEMLPRKGTFVVRDLPDIKPKKIKPGEEIGQYPGKTFFHIDEKKIIPFPAGQFRDPNLLAINDGFPDTRLAPTDLFLREFRTLARSRGFRKYYQYGSPKGPDYLRETLAPFLSDTRGLPITANNVMITKGAQMGIYLTAQLLIKPGDAVIVGEPSYFAATLTFRQAGATIQRVPVDDQGIDVDAIEALCKKKKIKLIYVIPHHHHPTTVTLTPERRIRLLDLAARYRFAIIEDDYDYDFHYASNPILPMASLDQHGNVIYIGTLSKTLAPSVRVGFIVAPENFIDAVAHLRRSMDWQGDSMMEAAIAALYQNGVMGRHIKKVVKLYHERRDHFAALLKDQLHDHITFRLPDGGMSIWTTFHDVELKKVSADAAKKGLLIGDGALYNTHTKNYNALRLGFASLQLREQDRAVEILREVVRSQKPVARIQ; from the coding sequence ATGCATGTTTTACGGGACCTTATTCACCTCGACCGGAAAGCAGACGCGCCGGTTTATCTGCAGATCACCAACGCCATCATTCACCACATCCGCCGGGGCACGTTGCGCCGCGGGCTTAAATTACCCGGGTCGCGCGAAATGGCGGCGGTCATCGGGATCCATCGAAAAACCATGTTGGCAGCCTATGACGAATTGATGGCCCAGGGATGGATCGAAATGCTTCCGCGTAAGGGCACGTTCGTGGTGCGCGACCTGCCGGACATCAAACCAAAAAAGATCAAACCGGGCGAAGAGATCGGACAATATCCGGGGAAAACATTTTTTCACATCGACGAGAAAAAGATCATTCCCTTCCCCGCCGGACAATTCCGCGATCCGAACCTGCTCGCCATCAACGACGGTTTTCCCGACACACGCCTGGCGCCGACAGATTTGTTCTTGCGCGAATTCCGGACCCTGGCCCGGTCGAGAGGTTTCCGGAAATATTATCAATACGGCTCGCCGAAAGGCCCCGACTACCTGCGTGAAACACTCGCCCCATTCCTGAGCGACACGCGCGGGTTGCCCATCACGGCCAACAACGTGATGATCACCAAGGGCGCACAAATGGGCATCTACCTCACCGCCCAACTCCTCATCAAACCCGGCGACGCCGTGATCGTGGGAGAACCCAGCTACTTCGCCGCCACCCTCACGTTCCGCCAGGCCGGCGCCACAATCCAACGCGTGCCCGTGGACGATCAAGGCATCGACGTCGACGCGATCGAAGCCTTGTGTAAAAAGAAAAAAATCAAACTTATCTACGTCATCCCCCACCACCATCATCCCACCACGGTAACCTTAACCCCCGAACGGCGCATTCGCCTGCTGGATCTGGCCGCGCGCTACCGGTTCGCCATCATCGAAGACGACTACGATTATGATTTTCATTACGCGAGCAACCCCATACTGCCCATGGCCAGCCTGGACCAACACGGAAACGTGATCTACATCGGCACGCTCAGCAAAACGCTGGCCCCCTCCGTGCGCGTAGGATTTATCGTTGCGCCTGAAAATTTCATCGACGCCGTGGCACACCTCCGCCGCTCCATGGACTGGCAAGGCGACAGCATGATGGAAGCCGCCATCGCAGCCCTTTATCAAAACGGTGTCATGGGTCGCCACATCAAAAAAGTAGTCAAGCTCTATCACGAACGCCGCGATCACTTTGCCGCACTGCTAAAAGACCAGCTCCACGACCACATCACCTTCAGGCTACCCGACGGAGGCATGTCGATTTGGACGACGTTTCATGATGTCGAGCTCAAAAAGGTCTCGGCAGATGCTGCGAAAAAGGGATTGCTTATTGGTGACGGGGCGCTTTATAATACACACACGAAAAATTATAACGCACTTCGGTTGGGATTTGCTTCGTTGCAGTTGAGGGAACAGGATCGGGCGGTGGAGATCTTGAGGGAGGTAGTCAGGAGCCAGAAGCCAGTAGCCAGAATTCAGTAG
- a CDS encoding SRPBCC family protein, which yields MSCIRHLLTIHQTDWSVYSALTTVEGLSRWWTPRINGDPGEGGTLRFYFDNYYKEMQVVKVEPPKMLEWRCTEGVPEWIDTVITFEVIKRSEDACQLLFNHDKWPPFTRLFYQCNYDWAMFLRSLKKYVETGNGHPYPNQHAWDVSETFVS from the coding sequence ATGAGCTGTATCAGACACCTGCTCACAATTCACCAAACGGATTGGTCGGTCTACTCGGCCCTGACCACGGTAGAAGGCTTGTCGCGTTGGTGGACACCCCGCATAAACGGCGACCCCGGTGAAGGCGGCACCCTCCGGTTCTACTTCGACAATTATTATAAGGAAATGCAGGTCGTGAAAGTTGAACCCCCAAAAATGTTGGAATGGCGCTGCACGGAGGGAGTACCTGAATGGATCGATACGGTGATCACGTTCGAGGTCATCAAACGCTCAGAGGATGCATGCCAGTTGTTATTCAATCATGATAAATGGCCACCCTTTACCCGCCTGTTTTACCAATGCAACTACGATTGGGCCATGTTCCTGAGGAGTCTAAAAAAATACGTGGAGACCGGCAACGGCCATCCCTATCCAAATCAGCACGCCTGGGATGTGTCGGAAACGTTTGTCAGCTAA
- a CDS encoding NAD(P)/FAD-dependent oxidoreductase, whose product MKENSKHVVVVGGGFAGINLAQQLYNNPHFRVTVVDQNNYNFFPPLLYQVATGFLETSNISFPFRKLFQGKSNTSFRLGELQKIVPEEKKIVLSTGDLGYDYLVLATGTETNFFGLENVKKHALPMKTVNDAIEMRNYLLQTAEKATVISDPGERRKFGSIVIAGGGPTGVEISGMLAEMKKYVFAKDYPELNISQIKIFLVDASPTLLSPMSAKSQRYTHDTLTESGVTVKLDVSVKDYVDDTVILSNGEKIETKILIWAAGVTARLFEGIPKESYGRGRRLLVDEHNKVKGVDAIYAIGDTCLQTTDKNFPEGHPQLAQVAIQQGKLLAKNLVAQETQKPMKPFAYYDKGSMAIIRRNKAVCDLPKGLFFRGFIAWAMWLFIHLLSLINYRNRIKTLYNWTAAYLTRDQSLRMIIRPSRKE is encoded by the coding sequence AACCTGGCCCAACAACTCTACAACAATCCTCACTTTCGCGTAACCGTCGTCGATCAGAACAACTACAATTTTTTTCCTCCCTTGCTCTACCAGGTGGCCACGGGTTTCCTGGAGACATCGAATATCAGCTTCCCTTTTCGAAAGCTTTTCCAGGGTAAAAGCAACACCAGTTTCAGACTGGGTGAACTACAGAAAATTGTTCCCGAAGAAAAAAAGATCGTCCTCTCCACCGGCGACCTGGGCTACGACTACCTCGTGTTGGCAACGGGCACAGAGACGAATTTCTTTGGCCTCGAGAACGTGAAGAAACATGCACTGCCGATGAAGACGGTGAATGACGCCATCGAAATGCGCAACTATCTCTTGCAAACGGCGGAGAAAGCTACGGTGATCTCCGATCCCGGCGAACGGAGAAAATTCGGATCGATCGTCATTGCCGGCGGCGGTCCCACCGGTGTGGAGATCTCGGGCATGTTGGCCGAAATGAAAAAGTATGTTTTTGCCAAGGACTATCCCGAGCTTAACATTTCTCAAATAAAGATCTTCCTCGTGGATGCATCCCCCACACTGCTGTCGCCGATGAGCGCGAAGTCGCAGCGTTATACGCATGACACGCTCACCGAAAGCGGCGTGACCGTGAAGCTGGATGTATCGGTGAAGGACTATGTGGACGATACGGTGATCTTAAGCAATGGCGAAAAGATCGAAACAAAAATTCTTATTTGGGCCGCCGGTGTTACGGCGAGGCTCTTTGAGGGAATACCCAAAGAAAGTTATGGTCGCGGCCGCCGGTTGCTGGTCGATGAACATAACAAGGTAAAAGGTGTGGACGCCATCTATGCTATTGGCGACACCTGTCTCCAGACGACAGACAAAAATTTCCCGGAAGGTCATCCGCAGTTGGCGCAAGTTGCCATCCAGCAAGGCAAGCTGTTGGCGAAAAACCTGGTGGCGCAAGAAACACAAAAACCGATGAAGCCTTTTGCTTACTACGATAAAGGGTCCATGGCCATCATCCGCCGTAACAAGGCCGTATGTGACCTTCCGAAAGGCTTGTTCTTCCGCGGTTTCATTGCCTGGGCGATGTGGCTTTTCATCCACTTGTTGTCGCTCATCAATTACCGGAACCGGATCAAGACCCTTTATAACTGGACCGCCGCTTACCTCACCCGAGACCAGTCCTTGCGGATGATCATACGGCCCAGCCGCAAAGAGTAA
- a CDS encoding VOC family protein: MITKMNHVSIFVLNQDSAYDFYVNKLGFKVHTDAPMGPGARWLTVCPPEQPDLEISLMPIEEGMMFKNGTAKHMRELVKQGTFGFGVFECKNLLATYEELKARGVEFTKAPTKEFYAFEALFKDDSGNWFSLGEKK; encoded by the coding sequence ATGATCACCAAAATGAACCACGTCAGCATCTTTGTGCTGAACCAAGACAGTGCGTATGACTTCTACGTAAACAAACTCGGCTTCAAAGTCCACACCGACGCACCCATGGGTCCGGGAGCACGCTGGCTCACCGTCTGCCCCCCCGAACAACCCGACCTGGAAATTTCCCTGATGCCCATCGAAGAAGGCATGATGTTCAAGAACGGCACCGCCAAACACATGCGCGAACTCGTCAAACAAGGCACCTTCGGTTTCGGAGTCTTCGAATGCAAAAACCTTCTGGCAACCTATGAAGAATTGAAAGCCCGGGGAGTGGAATTTACAAAAGCACCGACGAAAGAATTTTATGCTTTTGAAGCGTTGTTTAAAGATGATTCAGGAAATTGGTTTTCGTTGGGGGAGAAGAAATAG
- a CDS encoding DoxX family protein, giving the protein MKKYQDLAILLLRLATAANFLSPVASRLGFWGEQGSGWDAFVVYTGEVNSFAPPAIVPLLAIVATTLETILALMLLVGWMTRWAALGAAGLTFIFALAMTYSFGIKSPLDYAVFVDCTSAFLLATMPAYRWSVDQLLDRP; this is encoded by the coding sequence ATGAAAAAATATCAAGACTTGGCCATCCTGCTGCTGCGCCTGGCCACCGCAGCAAATTTTTTGTCACCCGTGGCGAGCCGGCTCGGGTTTTGGGGTGAGCAGGGGAGTGGGTGGGATGCCTTTGTGGTGTACACCGGCGAAGTGAATTCATTTGCGCCGCCCGCCATCGTTCCGCTGTTGGCGATCGTCGCCACGACGTTGGAAACTATCCTGGCACTGATGCTCCTGGTGGGATGGATGACGCGCTGGGCGGCACTCGGCGCGGCTGGACTAACATTTATTTTCGCCTTGGCCATGACGTACTCCTTTGGCATAAAAAGTCCCCTGGACTATGCGGTGTTTGTGGATTGCACCTCCGCTTTTTTGTTGGCCACGATGCCCGCGTATCGTTGGAGTGTCGATCAACTATTGGATCGTCCATGA
- a CDS encoding helix-turn-helix domain-containing protein, whose translation MQRSEEIFKDYLRLLDRHLEDVLNGSAEEMMELRDFAALLFIHPTHLSNVIKDLTGKHPCFFYEHKILDIAKDLLQDPNNSINEVARRLTYDPSNFTKWFKTYAGISPSQYRKQLKLAALEILV comes from the coding sequence ATGCAACGCAGCGAAGAGATCTTCAAAGACTACTTGCGCCTCCTGGACCGGCATCTCGAGGACGTGTTGAACGGTTCCGCGGAGGAAATGATGGAATTACGCGACTTTGCGGCCCTTCTTTTTATCCACCCCACGCACTTGAGCAATGTGATCAAAGACCTCACGGGAAAACATCCCTGTTTTTTCTACGAACACAAGATCCTGGATATCGCCAAAGATCTTTTGCAGGATCCCAACAACAGCATCAACGAAGTGGCGCGCAGGCTCACCTACGATCCATCCAATTTTACAAAATGGTTCAAGACATATGCCGGCATCAGCCCGTCGCAATATCGCAAGCAACTCAAGCTCGCTGCCCTCGAGATTTTAGTATAG
- a CDS encoding 3-keto-disaccharide hydrolase gives MKFLPVSLFALLCFSTFAADAQTHSLFNGKDFTGWHIDVPDMDNNSSVPTPFIIRQGMLVSLANPEGHIITDSIYQNYRLQVEYRFPGKPGNCGVLLHASTPRSLYKMFPKSIEAQMMHENAGDFWCIVEDISVPDMEKRRGPKKDWGITEGKERRIKNLTDNSEKPLGQWNTMVVECLGSAIKVWVNGDLVNHGTNCTASKGQIALQAEGAEVEFRKVELTPITKLTGGK, from the coding sequence ATGAAATTCCTTCCTGTTTCCCTGTTTGCCCTGTTATGTTTTTCAACCTTTGCCGCCGACGCCCAAACGCACTCGCTTTTTAACGGGAAAGATTTTACGGGGTGGCACATCGATGTGCCCGACATGGACAATAATTCTTCCGTGCCTACGCCTTTCATTATTCGCCAGGGCATGCTGGTGAGCCTGGCCAACCCGGAAGGACACATTATTACCGACTCGATCTATCAGAATTACCGGCTGCAGGTGGAGTACCGCTTTCCCGGCAAGCCCGGCAATTGCGGGGTGCTCTTGCATGCTTCAACACCGCGCTCGTTATACAAGATGTTTCCAAAATCTATCGAGGCGCAGATGATGCATGAAAACGCCGGCGACTTCTGGTGTATCGTCGAAGACATTTCCGTACCGGATATGGAGAAGCGTAGAGGCCCCAAAAAAGACTGGGGCATCACGGAGGGCAAAGAACGCCGCATCAAGAATCTCACCGACAACTCCGAGAAACCTTTGGGCCAATGGAACACCATGGTGGTTGAATGCCTGGGAAGCGCTATCAAAGTGTGGGTGAACGGCGACCTGGTCAACCACGGCACCAACTGCACGGCCAGCAAAGGACAGATCGCCCTGCAGGCGGAGGGCGCCGAGGTAGAATTCCGGAAAGTGGAGCTGACGCCAATAACAAAGCTCACCGGCGGAAAATAA